A window from Hyalangium ruber encodes these proteins:
- a CDS encoding lysine N(6)-hydroxylase/L-ornithine N(5)-oxygenase family protein has protein sequence MSPTSSSIPLYDIAGIGLGPFNLGLAALLEPVRDVKAVFLEQKPSFRWHEGMLLEGTSLQVPFLADMVTMADPTSRFSFLKYLADMGRLYHFYFYEHFHIPRTEYDHYCQWVSQQLESCQFDRSVSSIRKVREGGESFYELEARSAAGQAYRYRARHLVLGVGTTPIMPDCFKGLPSDAVFHTAEFSGNREQCRKARSITVIGSGQSAGECFLTLLQEQKEQGFRLSWFTRSSGFHPMEYTKLGLQHFSPEYTRYFHGLPQAVKDRVLPQQDLLYKGMSTSTLAAINDLLYERSVGGEVPAVQMRALCEVMSAKQTPGAPNRFRLQLRQRQQDKEFHHDTDCVVVGTGYRAQVPGFLSELRPLIRWDEQGRYMVGSDYRVAQREESANHIFVQNGEIHTHGVGAPDLGLGAHRNSIIINSLLGREVYKTRERNVFLEFGAPE, from the coding sequence ATGAGCCCCACGTCCTCCTCGATTCCCCTCTATGACATCGCCGGCATCGGCCTGGGCCCCTTCAACCTGGGGCTCGCGGCCCTGCTGGAGCCCGTGCGGGATGTGAAGGCGGTGTTCCTGGAGCAGAAGCCCTCCTTCCGCTGGCACGAGGGCATGCTGCTCGAGGGCACCTCCCTGCAGGTGCCCTTCCTGGCGGACATGGTGACCATGGCCGACCCGACCAGTCGCTTCAGCTTCCTGAAGTACCTGGCGGACATGGGGCGCCTCTACCACTTCTACTTCTACGAGCACTTCCACATCCCCCGCACCGAGTACGACCACTATTGCCAGTGGGTCTCCCAGCAGCTGGAGAGCTGCCAGTTCGACCGCAGCGTGTCGAGCATCCGCAAGGTGCGCGAGGGTGGGGAGAGCTTCTACGAGCTGGAGGCGCGCAGCGCCGCGGGCCAGGCGTACCGGTACCGGGCTCGGCACCTGGTGCTGGGCGTGGGCACGACGCCCATCATGCCCGACTGCTTCAAGGGCCTGCCCTCCGACGCCGTCTTCCACACCGCGGAGTTCTCCGGCAACCGGGAGCAGTGCCGCAAGGCGCGCTCCATCACGGTCATCGGCTCCGGGCAGAGCGCGGGCGAGTGCTTCCTGACGCTGCTCCAGGAGCAGAAGGAGCAGGGCTTCCGCCTCTCGTGGTTCACCCGCTCCTCGGGCTTCCACCCCATGGAGTACACGAAGCTCGGCCTCCAGCACTTCTCGCCCGAGTACACCCGCTACTTCCACGGCCTGCCCCAGGCGGTGAAGGACCGGGTCCTGCCCCAGCAGGATCTGCTCTACAAGGGCATGAGCACCTCCACGCTCGCCGCCATCAATGACCTGCTGTACGAGCGGTCGGTGGGCGGAGAGGTGCCCGCGGTGCAGATGCGCGCCCTGTGCGAGGTGATGTCCGCGAAGCAGACCCCCGGTGCTCCGAACCGCTTCCGGCTTCAGCTCCGCCAGCGCCAGCAGGACAAGGAGTTCCACCATGACACCGACTGCGTCGTGGTGGGCACCGGCTACCGCGCCCAGGTGCCGGGCTTCCTGTCCGAGCTTCGCCCCCTGATTCGCTGGGACGAGCAGGGCCGCTACATGGTGGGCAGCGACTACCGGGTCGCGCAGCGCGAGGAGAGCGCCAACCACATCTTCGTGCAGAACGGAGAGATCCACACCCACGGCGTGGGAGCGCCGGACCTGGGCCTTGGCGCGCACCGCAACTCGATCATCATCAACTCCCTGCTGGGCCGCGAGGTCTACAAGACGCGCGAGCGCAACGTGTTCCTCGAGTTCGGAGCACCGGAATGA
- a CDS encoding GNAT family N-acetyltransferase, translating to MGDNKLAEQVSLRTFLNCYLRETSGWALIDVDEGGLDTALRQHLRKRGVKSVARLPFEKDATEVWAPVAYFSETGHHRYAFPLLSRAVGAGSLHPMNFDDFVTLVTTDLARVRGADPVALDELRIRALDSCENIATFLEARSEDLPRLFGPELSFIEAEQGLLTGHPLHPTPKSRSGFEGEELERYSPELGGAFALHYFAADPSVVRQDSALAESASTLIKKMLREDAEVPRSFKEAHCQEGGFVLIPVHPWQAQKLLQETPVKELLAKGLLKDLGTQGRAFQPTSSVRTVYHADAPFMFKLSLQVRITNSERVNLFKELLRGVELYRLMEGPLGTELKERFPQFKVIGDPAYVAVVHEGKVLDGFSCVMRENPFPGDSHINATPLATLCAENPEDGGTRAGQIIRLLAEKEQRPVETVAREWFRKFLSVTLHPFCWMHLCRGLGLEAHQQNTVLELKDGYPHRAYYRDNQGVYYRDTTISQLRKHLPELGIASEAVAPEDLVDERLGYYLIINNMLGMVGALGSDGVLGERALLAELRQSLWDIDAACKSLSPFVRRVLATRTLRCKANLLTRLQGLDELLAPVAVQSVYVEVKNPFCIERKVPAMTQNPGCPFWQPDWVFAKFDESLQKWIGFRRLEYARDLHLIHEWMNLEHVEPFWNMAKPLPVIERYLRRALEDAHHTLYIGMIDGVPMSYWERYWVVDDILGRYYPVHPTDQGCHLLIGPFEFLQRKVSVAMLRAFTEYMFLHPETERVVGEPDARNRLVLEVAKQCGGEVQMEVELPDKRAALLFYRREKYFPQERA from the coding sequence ATGGGTGACAACAAACTCGCGGAGCAGGTGTCGCTCCGGACTTTCCTCAACTGCTATCTGCGTGAGACGTCGGGGTGGGCGCTCATCGACGTGGACGAGGGCGGCCTGGACACGGCGCTCCGGCAGCACCTGCGCAAGCGCGGGGTGAAGAGCGTGGCGCGGCTGCCCTTCGAGAAGGACGCCACGGAGGTGTGGGCTCCCGTGGCCTACTTCTCCGAGACGGGCCACCACCGGTACGCCTTCCCGCTGCTCAGCCGCGCCGTGGGGGCTGGCTCCCTGCATCCCATGAACTTCGATGACTTCGTCACCCTGGTGACGACGGATCTGGCACGGGTGCGTGGCGCGGATCCCGTGGCGCTGGACGAGCTGCGCATCCGCGCGCTCGATAGCTGCGAGAACATCGCGACCTTCCTGGAGGCTCGCTCCGAGGATCTGCCGCGCCTGTTCGGGCCGGAGCTGTCCTTCATCGAGGCCGAGCAGGGCCTGCTCACCGGCCACCCCCTGCACCCCACCCCCAAGAGCCGCAGCGGCTTCGAGGGAGAGGAGCTGGAGCGGTACTCCCCGGAGCTGGGCGGGGCTTTCGCCCTCCACTACTTCGCGGCCGATCCCTCCGTGGTGCGGCAGGACTCGGCCCTCGCGGAGAGCGCCTCGACGCTCATCAAGAAGATGCTGCGCGAGGACGCCGAGGTGCCACGCTCCTTCAAGGAGGCGCACTGCCAGGAGGGCGGCTTCGTGCTCATCCCGGTCCACCCCTGGCAGGCGCAGAAGCTGCTCCAGGAGACGCCGGTGAAGGAGCTGCTCGCCAAGGGGCTGCTGAAGGATCTGGGCACCCAGGGCCGAGCGTTCCAGCCCACTTCCTCGGTGCGGACCGTGTACCACGCGGACGCCCCCTTCATGTTCAAGCTGTCCCTGCAGGTGCGCATCACCAACTCCGAGCGGGTGAACCTGTTCAAGGAGCTGCTGCGCGGCGTGGAGCTGTACCGGCTGATGGAAGGCCCCCTAGGCACCGAGCTGAAGGAGCGCTTCCCCCAGTTCAAGGTCATCGGCGATCCCGCCTACGTGGCGGTGGTCCACGAGGGCAAGGTGCTGGATGGCTTCTCGTGCGTGATGCGTGAGAACCCCTTTCCCGGGGACAGCCACATCAACGCCACTCCGCTGGCCACGTTGTGCGCGGAGAACCCGGAGGACGGTGGTACCCGCGCGGGCCAGATCATCCGACTCCTGGCCGAGAAGGAACAGCGGCCGGTGGAGACGGTAGCCCGGGAGTGGTTCCGGAAGTTCCTGTCGGTGACGCTGCACCCGTTCTGCTGGATGCACCTGTGCCGGGGCCTCGGGCTGGAGGCGCACCAGCAGAACACGGTGCTGGAGCTGAAGGACGGCTACCCCCACCGCGCCTACTACCGGGACAACCAGGGCGTCTACTACCGGGACACCACCATCTCGCAGCTCCGCAAGCACCTGCCGGAGCTCGGCATCGCCAGCGAGGCGGTGGCCCCCGAGGATCTCGTCGACGAGCGGCTGGGCTACTACCTCATCATCAACAACATGCTCGGCATGGTCGGGGCGCTGGGCTCCGACGGCGTGCTGGGTGAGCGGGCCCTGCTGGCCGAGCTGCGCCAGTCCCTCTGGGACATCGACGCGGCCTGCAAGAGCCTCTCGCCCTTCGTTCGGCGCGTGCTGGCCACGCGGACGCTGCGCTGCAAGGCGAACCTGCTCACCCGGCTGCAGGGGCTGGATGAGCTGCTGGCGCCCGTGGCCGTGCAGTCGGTCTACGTCGAGGTGAAGAACCCCTTCTGCATCGAGCGGAAGGTGCCGGCGATGACGCAGAACCCGGGCTGCCCGTTCTGGCAGCCGGACTGGGTCTTCGCGAAGTTCGACGAGTCCCTCCAGAAGTGGATCGGCTTCCGCCGCCTCGAGTACGCGCGCGATCTCCACCTCATCCACGAGTGGATGAACCTGGAGCACGTGGAGCCGTTCTGGAACATGGCCAAGCCGCTGCCGGTCATCGAGCGGTACCTGCGCCGGGCCTTGGAGGATGCGCACCACACGCTCTACATCGGAATGATCGATGGCGTGCCCATGAGCTACTGGGAGCGCTACTGGGTGGTGGACGACATCCTCGGCCGCTACTACCCGGTCCACCCCACGGATCAGGGCTGCCACCTGCTCATCGGGCCCTTCGAGTTCCTCCAGCGGAAGGTCTCCGTGGCGATGCTGCGCGCCTTCACGGAGTACATGTTCCTCCACCCGGAGACGGAGCGGGTCGTCGGGGAGCCGGATGCGCGCAACCGCCTCGTGCTCGAGGTGGCGAAGCAGTGCGGCGGTGAGGTGCAGATGGAGGTGGAGCTGCCCGACAAGCGCGCGGCCCTCCTGTTCTATCGGCGCGAGAAGTACTTCCCCCAGGAGCGCGCATGA